The following is a genomic window from uncultured Draconibacterium sp..
GGTTTTGATAAGGGTATTGTTGTGCCCAAGCAGAGAATACACCCAGCGTAACGGCCACAACCAAAATCGTTTTTTTGATACTATTTGTAATCATTTTCTTTTGTAAATCAGTCATTAATTAGTTTAAGTACGGCGGCAAATCCACCTCTTCGAAGCATTTCAACATTTACGGAACTGGTATTATCAACAACCATATACTTTGTAGAAAAAGCTTTATCGTGTTCTCCATCAGCAATTAATGTTAAGCGGTACCGTTTTCCATCTGGCAGAAAACTAAAGTCTAGCGCTTGCTGCCGTTCTCTTCTTCCTGCTGAATTAATACCGCCAACATACCAGTTACCGGCTTTTTTGCGTGCGATAACCGTAAACTTCCCGGGATAACCGTCAAGCAACTTTGTATCGTCCCAAACCACCGGAACTTCTTTTAAGAAGGTACGTGCAGCATCGGGTAAATTTCGAAATCCTTCGGGGCGATCGGCAAAATGCTGAATGCCCGATTCAAACACAACACTCAGTGCCAATTCGTGTGCATAAGAAGTAATATGCGGATACTGCGAGTTAGTAAATGTTACCGGGGTATAATCCATCGACCCGACAACATTTCTTGTGTAAGGCAATACATTATTGTGTTCGGGAGCGGCACTCGTAAATTCAGGGCCGTTGTTGTACCACTCGGCACCACGAACTCCCTCGTATGTCATCAGGTGCGGATACGTTCGCTGCCAGCCACGCGGCACCAAACACCCGTGAAAATATACCATGATATTAAACTGCGCTGCATCCTCCAAAATATCGAGGTAGTAGTCGATCATATATTGTTTCTCGCTTAAAAAGAAATCAATTTTCACTCCGTAAACACCCAGTTCTTTAAGTTTGGCAAATTCTGCCACACGTTTTTCACGGGTTTTCATTCGGTCGACGGGAGTTGCAGTAATCCACTTAAACATTCCCGAGTTATACCACATCAGTGGTTTTACTCCCAACGAATGAATATAATCGAGCGCATCTTCCAAGTTGCCGCCGTTTCCCATTTGATCCCATTCCCAATCGAGCAAGGTATATGGCCAGCTCATTTCGGCAGCCAGATCGGCAAATTCGCAAACGGTTTTAAAATCTTTTGTGCCGTGGTTGTGCGACCAGTAATTCCACGATGCCACACCGGGTTTTATCCAATCGGTATTTTCAAGAACTGATGGTTTTGAAACATCGTCTACCAAGGTCGATTCAACCACATCTGCAAGGCTACCAATTATAATCACGCGCCAGGGCGATTTCCAGGGGAGGGTAATTTGTGGCAATGCTTCGCCTTCGCCTTCTCCGGGCTGAGGAAGTGTAACTTTATATTGTTCGGCAACACGGTTGTTGCTCAGTTTTGTTGCACAATAGCTTCTATCCACATCAGCTTCATGAATGAGGTACCAGCAATCGGTTCCCGAAGTTTCGAAAAGTGCCGGATACGACCAGTTTTGCTGAACAGCAGCACTGTCGCTGTTGGCATAAAGTCGTTCATTTGAAAGATCGAATTCTTCCAACCAGCGTTTTGTTTTATTGCGAATTGAGTAGGCTGTTAACTCATCCTGAATAACAAAATCACCTTCTTTTTCAGGAAATTCGTAACGAAAAGTAACTCCATCGTTCCATGCCCGAACGACCACATTCAGTTTCGATTCATTTTCATTTTCAAAACAGAAGGAAACTTCGTTGGCAGTATTTTTTCGGTGTAAACGTTTTCCGTGTATGGCGGTATAATCTTCGTTGACTAATTTGCCTGGTTCAACCTTTGTTAGAGTCAACTTTGAGAAATCCTGGTCGTTGCGAATTAATCCCAAATCGATTTCGGGGATAACAGGAGTAAAATTCTCATCAGCCCGGTAATCTACTTTTAAAAACCAAGCTGAAAAAGCACTGCTTTCCGACTTTGAGAGCTCGACTTTTATTTTCTGATTAGGAGATACAACAATCATTTGTTGTGCAAAAGCAGCAACAGCAGATAATAGTAATAGTCCGGTCGTTAGAATTTTATTGGTTCGCATTATTGGTTAGATTATAAAAAAATATTTCTGCGATGAATATAAACAAAGTCAATTCATCGCAGAAATTATATAAAAACAGATTATTGAGGTAGCGCGTCGTTGGCCGAAGTTGCATACAAGCCCAGTAAACAACCAGTAAAACCACCAGCTACATCCGTAGAAAGAATATCTCCCGATACAGTTCCTCCAAGGGTTTCAAAATCGGCTCCATCAACAGCATAAGCAAAGTCATACTTATCTCCTTTTGCCGAAACCTGCAAACGCACCGGTTTGCTGATATCAATTTTAGTACTGGCAATTACTTTCGAATCCATTTCACGACGGAAACGTTGTTTAAAATTGCGTTGTAATACCAAAACATAATCCTCGCCTTTTTTGGTAATTCCAAATACATAGTTCGCATTTTCGCTTTGTAATGCCACAATTCCGGCTAAATCTTTTTCTGATTCAGGTTTATAATCCAGAGTAGCAGCATACGAGAAAGTGTTGTGCATTTGACGATAAAACAATGTTGAAGTTGGTTTTACCTCTTTCACATTGGCCTCAAAAGGATTGATTTTTACACCATCTTTTGCTTTTTCGATAAATGCTTCGCGTGGTCCGCGCAGGCCAATCCAACGCTTATCCAGATCTTTTGACGAAAAATCTTCTTCATAAGTGAAGTTTCCATTGGGGAAAAAGCCGTCTTCGCCTGTTTTATTCTCTACACCTTTTGGCATATCCAATTTGGGTTCCATTGGAACAAGTCCGTTAACAAACACAGGGAATTCTCCTGACCAATCAACCGGTAAAATAAAGGTTTCGCGACCTGTATTTACGCGTTGTTCTTCGTTAGGGCGAACTGCAAGGAAAACACCGTACCATTGGCCATTTGGTCCTTCAACAACATCAGCATGACCTGCCCAATCTACTTTATTCTCTCTTTCTTTTGGGAAGTGACGTTGCGTTAAAATAGGGTTGCTTGGAGCCGGAATAAATGGTCCGGTTGGACTGTCGCTTTTGAAGATAACTTCGCTGTGCCAGCCGCCTGTTCCACCTTCGGCGCACATCAGGTAATATTTTCCATCTTTTTTGTAAAGGTGTGGAGCCTCAATCCATATTGGTTTTTTGGCCAAATCAACACCTCCGTTTACGATAACTTTGTCTGTTCCTTCAATAACCTGGTCTTTTTCAACATCGTATTCCCAAACCTTGATTACACGGTGACCGTTGTACAATTCTTTTCCACGTTCAGGAGCATCATTATGAACAATATATGCTTTACCATCGTCATCGAAGAAAATCGACGGATCGATACCTCCGAAAGCCAACTTTATAGGATCTCCCCATCCTTTTTTAGGATCTTTTGTTTTTACGATAATGTTATTCAAACCACCTGTAAATGCAGTGGTAATCATGTAAAAAGTATCGTTATATGGGTTGTAAGTAATTCCCGGAGCATAAACACCTGCACTAATACCACAATCGTGTGTATCGAATGTTTCGGGATTATCAAGTACGCCTCCAAGGTCGGTCCAGTTTACCAAATCTTTTGAATGAAAAATGGGAACTCCCGGAAACATGGCAAATGACGAACAAACCAAATAATAATCATCGCCTTTGCGGGTTATTGCCGGATCGGGGTAACAACCTTGTAAAATAGGGTTGTAGAACTCATCATCGGCCAGTGGGTAATTTTTATAAACATCATCATCGCCTTGATAAACAAAATTGGAAAACACGGGGGCATTTGTGCTTTTAGCTTTTTTTGTGGCCTGAGCACCACTAGCCCCAAAAGTAAACAACATGGCTAAAACGGTTAGCTGAGAAATTAAACTCGGTATAAAAATTCTTTTCTTCATTTTAATCGATATAATTATTTTACTATTTTATTCGGTTACTTTTTGCTATTTGAAAACGAACTGAGCAAAATTGTATAAGCTGTCCTTCCATACTTTAAAATCGTGTTGACCTTCCGGAATCACGTAAAAGTAATGGTCAATGTTGTTTTCGCTTACGTAATCATGTGTTCGTTTGCTAAAATTGAATAATCCGTCTTTATCTCCACATGAAATAAACAACAGTTTCAATTGCTTTTTAGTCTCTTCCGGATTGGGGACCAACTCTTCGGGACTTTTCGTATTTGGTGCAGAAGAAAAACCGCCTACTGAAGCAAACACATCCAGATTTCCTAATCCAAAATTCAGCGATTGTCCGCCTCCCATCGACAAACCGGCAATGGCGCGGTGTTCACGATCAGCAATAACAGGGTATTTATTCTCGATGAATGGAATCAAATCGTTTAGAAGATCATTTTCAAAATTGGCAAATGCTTCAACTTTGTCGGCACTGTAAATATTACCTGTAGCACGATCATCTTTCATTGCGCGACCGTTTGGCAACACCACAATCATAGGCTCCACTTTTCCATCGGCATACAGGTTATCCAATATAACCTCAGGATGACCATTTTTCAGCCATTCAAACTCGTCGCCACCAATTCCGTGTAAAAGGTAAAGAACAGGGTAGTTTTTTTCGGCAGAATATCCGGGAGGTGTATAAACAAGCGTGGTTCGTTCGGCACCGACTGTTTTTGAGGCGTATACTACTGTATCTATTTTTCCATGTGGAATGGAACTACGCAATACATCAAATCCGGCCGGAGCCTGGCCAATCTGCGCATGTGCTCCAAAACTGAGAATAACAACAAGAATTGGAAGTAATAAGGATGTAATTTTTTTCATATTACTGCTAAGTTTTTTAATTTTTTGGTTTATAATTTCACCTACAACTGCACTTTCGCGACTTCCGTTTTTTACCGACAATTCTCAGGCCTTTTACATATAATCTTTATATGTGTAATACTTTATCGGAAGTCATATTTTTCGTACATTTTTATAAAAAAAATGACATTTTAGCCTCTCAGTTTTGGTATAGGTAAAATTATGCATAGACGTTAAGATGCATCTATGATTATGGATATTCTATTTCTAATTTTAGATAATTTGAAAAAAATTACCCTGACAATCTCAGGAACATAAAATCTATTGCAAAAAAAGCGCCACCAAACTGGTGACGCTTCTAAACTTAAATCAAATAATTTATGTTGCTACGTAGAAAATTAAATCTTCTATTAGTTGTAAGCATCATTTTGATCACACAATCGATTTTTCAATAACTCATCAGTAGGTATTGGCATGTCCATTTTCTGAATATCGAAATCAAAAACACGGTAAGTATGCCAGTTATCTTTTTGCTCATCAGCATCCGAACTACCAACACCTTTAGGATAATTGATATTTATGTGATCTTCGATAAACCCGGAACGGATTAAATCCTGGGCGAGACACCACTCTGCATTGAATTCCTTACGACGTTCCTGTCCTAAAGCAAGCAACCAAACCGGAGAAGCAAAACCTTTCTCTGATTTTAGCTGCGTATAGTACTCCTTTGCATCAGGGACAGTTACTATCGTTGTATTAAAAGGAAGAGGATAGGTATCGGGTTTTTCGATATCAGTAGCTTCCCTACTAATAAAGAATTGAGCCATCTCTTGATAATAAGGAAGATAGGTCGCAGTTAAAGTAGCTTCTTTACCTACTTCCATATTACCCCAGGCACGTTCACGAATTTGACCAATATAGCCCCATGCAGTGTCATCATCAGCTCCGTTCAAATTAAACAAACATTCCGCATAGTCAAGTAAAACATTCGCATAACGTTTATAATAAATCTGTTGAGGAGCCCATGGTGCCTGATAGTTTGCACGGGTTGTCCGAAAATATTTCAAACTCCAGATAGCTGGGGCGGCCTCACCATCTTGTAACCAATGATAATGCACATTCGCAGGATTCGCAGTATAATCAACCTGATTATATGGATTATAACCATAGTTCGTTTCGGACTTCCAAGCTGGATCGATATCAGTCACTTTCGCAGTTACAGCTGATGCTTCACG
Proteins encoded in this region:
- a CDS encoding glycoside hydrolase family 97 catalytic domain-containing protein, producing MRTNKILTTGLLLLSAVAAFAQQMIVVSPNQKIKVELSKSESSAFSAWFLKVDYRADENFTPVIPEIDLGLIRNDQDFSKLTLTKVEPGKLVNEDYTAIHGKRLHRKNTANEVSFCFENENESKLNVVVRAWNDGVTFRYEFPEKEGDFVIQDELTAYSIRNKTKRWLEEFDLSNERLYANSDSAAVQQNWSYPALFETSGTDCWYLIHEADVDRSYCATKLSNNRVAEQYKVTLPQPGEGEGEALPQITLPWKSPWRVIIIGSLADVVESTLVDDVSKPSVLENTDWIKPGVASWNYWSHNHGTKDFKTVCEFADLAAEMSWPYTLLDWEWDQMGNGGNLEDALDYIHSLGVKPLMWYNSGMFKWITATPVDRMKTREKRVAEFAKLKELGVYGVKIDFFLSEKQYMIDYYLDILEDAAQFNIMVYFHGCLVPRGWQRTYPHLMTYEGVRGAEWYNNGPEFTSAAPEHNNVLPYTRNVVGSMDYTPVTFTNSQYPHITSYAHELALSVVFESGIQHFADRPEGFRNLPDAARTFLKEVPVVWDDTKLLDGYPGKFTVIARKKAGNWYVGGINSAGRRERQQALDFSFLPDGKRYRLTLIADGEHDKAFSTKYMVVDNTSSVNVEMLRRGGFAAVLKLIND
- a CDS encoding glycoside hydrolase family 43 protein — protein: MKKRIFIPSLISQLTVLAMLFTFGASGAQATKKAKSTNAPVFSNFVYQGDDDVYKNYPLADDEFYNPILQGCYPDPAITRKGDDYYLVCSSFAMFPGVPIFHSKDLVNWTDLGGVLDNPETFDTHDCGISAGVYAPGITYNPYNDTFYMITTAFTGGLNNIIVKTKDPKKGWGDPIKLAFGGIDPSIFFDDDGKAYIVHNDAPERGKELYNGHRVIKVWEYDVEKDQVIEGTDKVIVNGGVDLAKKPIWIEAPHLYKKDGKYYLMCAEGGTGGWHSEVIFKSDSPTGPFIPAPSNPILTQRHFPKERENKVDWAGHADVVEGPNGQWYGVFLAVRPNEEQRVNTGRETFILPVDWSGEFPVFVNGLVPMEPKLDMPKGVENKTGEDGFFPNGNFTYEEDFSSKDLDKRWIGLRGPREAFIEKAKDGVKINPFEANVKEVKPTSTLFYRQMHNTFSYAATLDYKPESEKDLAGIVALQSENANYVFGITKKGEDYVLVLQRNFKQRFRREMDSKVIASTKIDISKPVRLQVSAKGDKYDFAYAVDGADFETLGGTVSGDILSTDVAGGFTGCLLGLYATSANDALPQ
- a CDS encoding alpha/beta hydrolase-fold protein, whose amino-acid sequence is MKKITSLLLPILVVILSFGAHAQIGQAPAGFDVLRSSIPHGKIDTVVYASKTVGAERTTLVYTPPGYSAEKNYPVLYLLHGIGGDEFEWLKNGHPEVILDNLYADGKVEPMIVVLPNGRAMKDDRATGNIYSADKVEAFANFENDLLNDLIPFIENKYPVIADREHRAIAGLSMGGGQSLNFGLGNLDVFASVGGFSSAPNTKSPEELVPNPEETKKQLKLLFISCGDKDGLFNFSKRTHDYVSENNIDHYFYVIPEGQHDFKVWKDSLYNFAQFVFK